Proteins encoded together in one Caldicellulosiruptor saccharolyticus DSM 8903 window:
- a CDS encoding MurT ligase domain-containing protein: MKNLRFYLATFAGTTAKLLLKLLRKDATSAPGKIAYKICPDILKEIDKRCNFKILVSGTNGKTTTNNLINWIISPDKTILSNLKGSNMVNGIISAFINNLKKSYEIACFEVDEGSLPVVTKDLKADIFVTTNVFRDQLDRYGELDRVKDLILSHIDGALAVINADDPNLASYSGEKKVFYSVDENALSRLANVTLDSRFCPVCNNKLEYTFYNVGHLGKYICSQCGYKNPESRFLITNIKYEDGSFVFDFMDRENSIKIQDIRWKIGGIYNLYNVCAAMSVAMLLGIETNKIKERVEAFTNKLGRMEEIEVYDKRVVISLVKNPIGMSETLKVIADDPCPKAIVFILNDNAADGKDVSWIWDADFDILSEVKNIRTLFFGGKRKEDIALRVKYSSFELKDFEFIDFEKDLKKVISLKEAHKIYILPTYTALFKTKKIVENLKKNMR; encoded by the coding sequence TTGAAAAACTTAAGATTTTATTTAGCCACTTTTGCAGGAACTACAGCAAAACTATTGCTCAAGCTTTTAAGAAAAGATGCGACAAGTGCACCTGGTAAGATTGCCTATAAAATCTGCCCAGATATTTTAAAGGAGATTGACAAAAGGTGCAATTTTAAAATACTTGTATCTGGTACAAATGGTAAAACAACAACTAACAACCTTATAAACTGGATAATAAGTCCTGACAAAACCATTCTTTCAAATCTAAAGGGTTCTAATATGGTAAATGGGATAATTAGTGCGTTTATAAATAACCTCAAAAAAAGCTATGAGATAGCCTGTTTTGAGGTTGATGAGGGATCACTTCCTGTTGTTACAAAGGATTTAAAAGCGGATATATTTGTAACAACAAATGTTTTTAGAGACCAGCTTGACAGGTATGGCGAGCTTGACAGAGTGAAAGATCTAATATTGAGCCATATAGATGGAGCTTTGGCAGTTATCAATGCAGATGATCCAAATTTAGCAAGTTACAGCGGAGAAAAAAAGGTATTTTATAGTGTTGATGAAAATGCGCTCAGCAGGTTAGCAAATGTTACACTTGATTCACGGTTTTGCCCAGTTTGTAATAACAAGCTTGAATATACATTTTATAATGTTGGACATCTTGGAAAGTACATTTGTTCTCAGTGTGGATACAAAAATCCTGAAAGCAGGTTTTTGATTACGAATATAAAGTATGAAGATGGTAGTTTTGTTTTTGACTTTATGGACAGAGAAAATAGTATAAAAATTCAAGATATTAGATGGAAAATAGGAGGTATTTATAACCTTTACAATGTCTGTGCAGCGATGTCTGTGGCTATGTTGCTTGGAATAGAGACAAATAAAATAAAAGAACGAGTTGAGGCTTTTACAAACAAACTTGGCCGCATGGAAGAAATAGAAGTGTATGATAAAAGAGTAGTCATATCTCTTGTCAAAAATCCAATTGGTATGAGTGAGACACTGAAAGTAATAGCAGATGACCCTTGCCCTAAAGCAATTGTCTTTATTCTCAATGACAACGCTGCTGATGGGAAAGATGTCTCATGGATTTGGGATGCCGATTTTGACATATTAAGTGAAGTTAAAAATATTAGGACTTTATTTTTTGGTGGAAAAAGGAAAGAGGATATCGCACTGAGAGTTAAGTACAGTAGTTTTGAACTAAAAGATTTTGAGTTTATTGATTTTGAAAAAGATTTGAAAAAAGTAATTTCGCTGAAAGAGGCTCACAAGATTTACATTCTTCCCACATATACAGCTTTGTTTAAGACAAAGAAAATAGTAGAGAATTTGAAAAAAAACATGAGGTGA
- the xerD gene encoding site-specific tyrosine recombinase XerD yields MKIVEAFYEHLCQKQRFSQNTVMSYLRDIKKYIEFLNNTGIKIEDTSQATIITYIINMQKSGRSNSTIARAIVSLKVFYEFLKDHNIVDIGKIEIDPPKLERTPPQILTKDEVEKLLSCPREDDIKGIRDKAMLELLYATGIRVSELISLNLSDINLEHGYIICRNKKRDRIIPIGSYAIEAVEKYLNYSRPYLARKKEEEALFLNFNGARMTRQGFWKIVKFYTNVAGINKEITPHILRHSFATHLIENGADVRAVQQMLGHADISTTQRYLQVANIKLKEVYQKAHPRA; encoded by the coding sequence ATGAAAATAGTAGAGGCTTTTTATGAACATCTTTGCCAAAAACAGAGATTTTCACAAAATACAGTTATGTCTTATTTGAGAGATATAAAAAAATACATAGAGTTTTTGAATAACACAGGAATAAAAATTGAAGATACGTCACAGGCTACTATAATCACATATATTATCAATATGCAAAAAAGCGGAAGGTCAAACAGCACAATAGCAAGAGCAATTGTTTCGCTAAAGGTATTCTATGAATTTCTAAAGGACCACAACATTGTAGACATAGGTAAGATAGAGATTGACCCGCCTAAACTTGAAAGAACACCTCCGCAAATTTTGACAAAAGATGAGGTAGAAAAGCTTTTGAGTTGTCCGCGAGAAGATGATATAAAAGGTATAAGAGACAAAGCAATGCTTGAGCTTTTGTACGCAACAGGTATAAGGGTAAGTGAACTAATTAGTCTTAATCTTTCTGACATTAATCTTGAACATGGCTATATTATATGCAGAAATAAAAAAAGAGATAGGATAATTCCAATTGGTTCGTATGCAATTGAGGCAGTAGAGAAATACTTGAACTACTCAAGACCGTACCTTGCAAGAAAAAAAGAGGAAGAGGCTCTTTTTTTGAATTTCAATGGGGCAAGGATGACAAGGCAAGGATTTTGGAAAATTGTAAAATTCTATACTAATGTGGCAGGTATAAATAAAGAAATAACTCCACACATATTAAGGCATTCTTTTGCAACACATCTAATTGAAAATGGAGCAGATGTGAGGGCTGTCCAACAGATGCTTGGGCATGCTGATATTTCAACTACTCAAAGATATCTTCAGGTTGCGAATATCAAGCTAAAAGAGGTTTATCAAAAAGCGCATCCTCGGGCTTGA
- a CDS encoding small, acid-soluble spore protein, alpha/beta type: MARQKVMSEELKMEIAKELGVYDVVTKYGWGEVKSRDCGNIVRKAIEMAERALKEKQ; the protein is encoded by the coding sequence TTGGCAAGGCAAAAAGTTATGTCAGAAGAACTTAAAATGGAGATAGCAAAAGAACTTGGAGTGTACGATGTAGTCACAAAGTATGGTTGGGGAGAGGTAAAATCGCGCGACTGTGGTAACATCGTCAGAAAAGCTATCGAGATGGCAGAAAGAGCCTTGAAAGAAAAGCAATAA
- the spoIIP gene encoding stage II sporulation protein P encodes MVKVIDLKRFWYVVFIAILLVIELLVNKFVFSSREVLDLCFKYSKQLIIFNTPFFASKMDISNLIKIENLMRFSHPLFASFKRTQTFEEQSFYEDDAIVINYDQERQDNSKASEKNQADDNIEFQKYLKNIRPNGSISYNIEVMNQTEYRIDITKFLNTKFKIYSKVKPSILIYHTHTTESYENPSKNLIYTRGTSDRTLDFNYNVVRVGEELKRILEKDYGYKVYHSKDINDYPEYKGSYARSLKIIEKYKKEHPDIEIFIDLHRDAIGDGSKKIKVSTVAFGQELAKVMLVVGTDKLGLYHPFWRENLTFAVHLQKNLMRVCPQITRPINISAARYNQHISPYALIIEIGSNGNLLNEALKSCQIVAKALDDTIMGR; translated from the coding sequence ATGGTGAAGGTTATTGATTTGAAAAGATTTTGGTATGTTGTTTTTATTGCCATATTATTGGTTATAGAACTTTTAGTAAATAAGTTTGTTTTTTCAAGTAGGGAGGTATTAGATCTTTGCTTCAAATATTCTAAGCAACTAATTATTTTTAACACACCTTTTTTTGCAAGCAAAATGGATATTAGTAATTTAATCAAAATAGAAAATTTGATGAGGTTTTCTCATCCACTTTTTGCTTCTTTCAAGAGAACTCAAACATTTGAAGAGCAAAGTTTTTATGAAGACGACGCTATTGTAATAAATTATGACCAAGAAAGGCAAGATAATTCTAAAGCATCTGAAAAAAATCAAGCTGATGATAATATAGAGTTTCAAAAATATCTAAAGAATATTCGACCAAATGGCTCTATTTCTTACAACATTGAGGTTATGAATCAAACAGAATATAGAATAGATATAACTAAGTTTCTTAACACAAAATTTAAGATTTATAGCAAAGTAAAACCCTCAATTCTTATTTATCATACACATACAACTGAAAGCTATGAGAACCCATCAAAAAATCTTATTTATACCCGGGGAACCAGTGATAGAACCTTAGATTTTAATTATAATGTGGTAAGAGTGGGGGAAGAGCTCAAAAGGATTCTTGAAAAAGACTATGGTTACAAGGTCTATCACAGCAAGGACATAAATGACTATCCTGAGTATAAAGGCTCTTACGCAAGGTCATTGAAAATAATTGAAAAATATAAAAAAGAACATCCTGATATTGAGATTTTCATAGATTTGCACAGGGACGCAATAGGAGATGGCTCAAAAAAAATAAAAGTCTCAACAGTTGCATTTGGGCAGGAGTTAGCAAAGGTTATGCTTGTTGTGGGGACAGACAAGCTCGGACTTTACCATCCTTTTTGGCGAGAGAATCTCACTTTTGCAGTTCATCTTCAGAAGAATCTTATGAGAGTTTGCCCGCAGATTACAAGACCAATAAATATTTCGGCAGCAAGGTATAACCAGCATATATCACCATATGCATTAATAATTGAAATTGGTAGTAACGGCAATCTGCTTAATGAAGCTTTAAAAAGTTGCCAGATTGTTGCGAAAGCTCTTGATGACACTATTATGGGAAGGTGA
- a CDS encoding BMP family lipoprotein gives MKKRLYAVLSLVVIAALLLSLNVSWNMANGSTSPKVFKVGLVTDVGGVNDRSFNQSAYEGLKKAEKELKIKTTLIQSKQMTDYIPNLQKLAKANYDLIIAVGFLMHDSVVTVAKQFPKTKFLIIDSEISNLPNVASAMFREEQAGYLAGVAAASLEKARFSKTTGKNVFGVVGGMKIPPVDRYIAGFKAGVLREIPKAKVIIKYTGKFDDPASGKQVALSIIAQGADFVFQVAGQTGLGVIQAAKEKGVYAIGVDSDQNYVAPNTVVTSAMKRVDVATYSVIKDTLNGKFKSGIIYFDLKNNGVGLAPFMKGVPKSVSDKINKVIAEIKAGKIKIPTEVK, from the coding sequence ATGAAGAAAAGGCTATATGCAGTGTTAAGTCTTGTTGTGATTGCTGCACTTTTGTTAAGCTTGAATGTATCTTGGAACATGGCAAATGGGTCTACATCCCCAAAAGTTTTTAAGGTAGGGCTTGTTACAGACGTTGGTGGTGTCAATGACAGAAGTTTTAACCAGTCGGCATATGAAGGTTTAAAGAAGGCAGAGAAAGAACTCAAAATCAAAACAACTCTCATTCAATCAAAGCAGATGACAGACTATATTCCGAATTTGCAAAAACTTGCAAAAGCTAATTATGATTTAATTATTGCTGTTGGTTTTCTAATGCACGATTCAGTTGTGACAGTTGCAAAGCAGTTTCCAAAGACAAAATTTTTAATTATTGACTCTGAAATTTCTAATCTTCCTAATGTTGCCTCGGCTATGTTCAGAGAAGAACAAGCAGGCTACTTAGCAGGTGTTGCAGCAGCTTCGCTTGAAAAAGCTAGATTTAGCAAAACAACTGGAAAGAATGTATTTGGAGTTGTCGGTGGTATGAAGATTCCACCTGTTGACAGATACATCGCAGGTTTTAAAGCTGGTGTTTTGAGAGAGATTCCAAAAGCAAAAGTTATAATCAAATACACTGGTAAGTTTGATGACCCAGCATCAGGTAAACAAGTAGCTCTTTCTATAATAGCACAGGGTGCAGATTTTGTATTCCAGGTAGCTGGGCAGACAGGTCTTGGTGTTATCCAGGCTGCAAAAGAAAAGGGAGTTTATGCAATTGGTGTAGACTCAGACCAGAACTATGTGGCACCAAACACTGTTGTTACCTCTGCAATGAAGAGAGTTGATGTTGCAACATATAGTGTTATAAAAGATACATTAAATGGTAAATTCAAGAGCGGTATTATTTACTTTGATTTAAAGAACAACGGTGTTGGACTTGCACCATTTATGAAAGGTGTTCCAAAGAGTGTAAGTGACAAAATAAACAAAGTAATTGCTGAGATAAAGGCTGGTAAGATAAAGATACCAACAGAGGTAAAGTAA
- the gpr gene encoding GPR endopeptidase yields MFKIHTDLALETREIVQKGLGREIEGVEVEERKEFDDKIKVTKVKINSVKGEAILQKPMGNYITIEADGLRDEDFDVQEKVSKILAEELESLMRLSQKSTILVVGLGNWNVTPDSLGPKVVSKVLITRHLFEFVPEKVQDRRIRSVCAISPGVLGITGIETSEIIHGIVQKVHPDLIVAIDALASRRLERISTAIQIADTGIFPGSGIGNERKGITQQTVGVPVVAIGVPMVVDAAIIANDAIDLLLERLKNETERSSPLYLLLEGIPDEDRFNLIKEVIFPYYGNLFVTPKDIDRIVENISTVIADGINIAIHPEVKENDQFRYVN; encoded by the coding sequence ATGTTTAAAATTCATACAGACCTTGCACTTGAAACAAGAGAAATTGTTCAAAAAGGTTTGGGGAGAGAAATTGAAGGTGTTGAAGTTGAAGAGAGAAAAGAGTTTGATGATAAAATAAAGGTAACCAAAGTGAAAATAAACTCAGTCAAAGGTGAGGCAATTTTACAAAAGCCCATGGGAAACTACATTACAATTGAAGCAGATGGCTTGCGTGATGAGGATTTTGATGTACAAGAAAAGGTATCAAAGATATTAGCTGAGGAGTTAGAAAGCTTAATGAGATTATCCCAGAAAAGTACAATCCTTGTTGTGGGGCTTGGTAACTGGAACGTGACACCTGATTCACTGGGACCAAAAGTTGTGTCAAAGGTTTTAATTACACGTCATTTATTTGAGTTTGTACCTGAAAAAGTCCAAGACAGGCGTATTCGTTCTGTGTGTGCCATTTCTCCAGGTGTTTTGGGTATTACTGGAATTGAAACAAGCGAGATAATTCACGGGATTGTTCAAAAAGTCCATCCTGATTTGATAGTTGCCATTGATGCGTTGGCGTCACGCAGACTTGAAAGAATCTCAACAGCTATACAGATAGCGGACACTGGCATTTTTCCTGGTTCAGGAATTGGAAATGAAAGAAAAGGTATTACACAGCAGACAGTGGGTGTTCCGGTTGTTGCTATAGGTGTTCCTATGGTTGTTGACGCTGCAATTATCGCAAATGATGCAATAGACCTTTTACTTGAAAGACTTAAAAATGAAACAGAGAGATCTTCGCCTTTGTACTTGCTTCTTGAGGGCATACCTGATGAAGATAGGTTTAATCTAATCAAAGAGGTTATATTTCCATATTATGGAAATTTATTTGTCACTCCCAAGGACATAGATAGGATTGTTGAAAATATCTCTACAGTAATTGCTGATGGTATCAATATAGCAATTCATCCAGAGGTGAAAGAAAATGACCAATTTAGATATGTGAATTGA
- a CDS encoding type 1 glutamine amidotransferase translates to MNMFPEALNLYGDRGNIITLQKRCEWRGIKANIVEYNFNSNVDILKTADIILLGGASDREQGIMYSHLLNLKDLLKSLIEDGVCLLAICGGYQLLGEAYIDANQNVIKGLGVLDFYTKSENKRLIGNIVIETTLDVFPKTVVGYENHGGRTYHGYQPFGKVLKGFGNNGKDRFEGLIYKNVIGTYLHGPLLPKNPHIADYILKKALERKFSFDVLEFEKLDDTLEYMAHEKVKELYM, encoded by the coding sequence GTGAATATGTTTCCAGAAGCTTTAAATTTATATGGTGATAGGGGTAATATCATTACGCTGCAAAAAAGATGTGAATGGAGAGGTATAAAAGCAAATATAGTTGAATATAACTTCAATTCTAATGTAGACATTTTAAAAACTGCAGATATAATCCTACTTGGAGGGGCATCTGACAGAGAACAGGGGATTATGTATAGTCATTTGCTAAACTTAAAAGATTTGCTTAAAAGTCTGATTGAAGATGGAGTTTGCCTGCTTGCAATTTGTGGAGGGTATCAGCTCTTAGGGGAGGCTTATATTGATGCAAACCAAAATGTAATAAAAGGACTTGGAGTATTGGACTTTTATACTAAGTCTGAAAACAAAAGGCTAATTGGGAATATAGTCATTGAAACCACATTGGATGTTTTTCCGAAAACAGTAGTAGGTTACGAAAATCACGGTGGTAGAACATATCATGGTTATCAACCTTTTGGCAAGGTCCTAAAAGGTTTTGGCAATAACGGAAAGGACAGGTTCGAGGGGCTAATTTATAAAAACGTTATAGGTACTTATTTGCACGGTCCTCTTCTTCCTAAAAATCCACATATTGCAGATTATATACTCAAAAAAGCTCTTGAAAGAAAGTTTTCTTTTGATGTTTTGGAATTCGAGAAATTAGATGACACTTTAGAGTACATGGCTCACGAGAAAGTAAAGGAATTGTATATGTAA